tttgagacatagccctggctgctctggaactcactctgtagtccaggctggcctcaaacacacagagctctgcctacctctgcttcctgagtttaaaggtgtgtgataaAAATGCCCAgcttttattcactttaaaagTCGGGAACCTTGGACTTAAACCAGCACactgctgggataaaacaccagGACAGACACTCGCTCCCTCAACCCCCTGTTCCTTAGCAGTGCTGGGGTGGGCCGAGGGgtttgtgcttgctaggcaagtggtGTACCAACAGCTACATCCTcggcttttttgttttattttagacagTGTCTCCTTTGGTCCAGGATTGCCTCAAATTTGCTATTTGtggctaaggatgaccttaaactcctgatcctcctgcctccacctttcaGGTAATGGGATTAAGAGTATGGGGCCCCATGCCTGGCCTGTAGCAAATGTTTCAAGGTTATGTAGAGTAAAGCAGAACCTGACCAGCTCTGATTCCTAGGACTGGTTTATACCTGATAATCATTCAGCACAGCCTGTCATAGATTACAGAAGGCAAAATGCCAGGGAAGGCAAGAACTTGGATCCTGGGTCAGAATCCGTTTTCTTCTATGTGCTGGGTGATTTTTAGGccatgatttctgtttctttgtctataAAAGGACTATAATTGTATCCGTTTTCCACCTTATTCAGTTGTTATTAAGAACCAAAGGAGAGAATGGGTGTCATTTCTAGAGTAATTTACATAAATTAGTAGTAATTGTAACAACTGCCAGCTTGAATAATTCACTTGGAAATTGATTTATACTTTGGCTTACTATGGCAGAAAGGTCTGTCCTTTGTATTGTTGTACTTATGTTCCAGAGTGCTCCGCTAACTGAAGATTTTTGTTATAAACTGAGTTTGGGTTTCCAACACCCAAATACAAACCCAGTGTGTTGGCTtttgtctataatcccagtgctggagagagaagaaacgGGTAGATTCCTGGAATTTGCTGAAAGCactacctcaaaaaataaggtggaaagtggCTAGGGAATTCACCTAAGATTGGATGTTAGGCTGGAACCCCTGCTTATCCCCTGCACAAGCTGGGGAACTTCATCTGCCCTCCTGCCAACCCCACCCACCTAGAgaaatcccccccaccccccgtctgCTTGGAGTATACTCAGGCTAACATGTCAGCGCTCCTTGTCTCTGAGTTTCAGACAGCCTGCCCAAGAGTGCCCATCTGGGGGCTCAGTTTTTGACCATGCATGGTCAAAATCCCAGCTCCTAGCTAGCATGGCAGAACTCCCAACCTAAACTCTACAAGATCCCTTTGCTTTGGCCTGGATCTCTCACACCTGTGAGATCAGTGAACCCACCCGAGAGCAGcctcctaataaacctgcctttatctacTTCTAATCTGGTCTAATCTGGTCTGTATCTGTGTCACTGAGGGGACAAAAAGCCTGTCACTGACCTCtggtgtatatacacacacacacacacacacacacacacacacacgagacttAATAGACAAAAGGGGTTAAGGATCAGACACTGTGGTAGGACCGGAACAAGGGCCCAGGGGTCCCACATTCACTGAGAAAAAGTGAGGTGAATGGGCAAATGCTTCATCAGCCCCCAGAAAATGAAGAATGGAGTGTTCCTAGAGGGGAGTTCTGTAGGTGGAGAGAAGAGCGAGTGTTCCTCTGGTGGTTTCTattttcctaaagaaataaaagggtaATGAGAGCAGTTGGTGTGtaggaagagcagagaaagacacagCTGCTGGGGCAGTGGAGTCATTTGCCTAAGGAGCACTAGGTGCTGAGCAGGCCAGGTATCCACTAGATATTGCCCAGGGTCTAATTTAGTATTTAATAGTCGCAAAATGTTGTCTATTGTTTTGGGAAGCTGCAGTTATAGTGATAACCACTGAGTATATTCTCTTTTTCAAATATCTAATGTTAGATCATTTGGAAGGTCAGAACTGTAAGTTTGAGACCACCCTAAAGCACacggagttccagaccagcctagacaacacagcaagaccttgtccataaataaatcttaaacattaTCTGGGTACAATGGCCCACAGCTATagtctcagtacttgggaggctgaggtacaTAGATGCCATTAAACATTGTTGTAAAACccatacctacctaccttccttccttccttcctcttcctctgcttcctggtccttttcttctttggagtcagggtctcaccGAGTAACCCTGCCTGGCTTGGAGCTCAGGGAGTAGGGGAATTATGTAGAAGAGGCTGTCTTCATAGAAATctgccaacctctgcctcctaaatgttgagattaaaggtgtgtaccaccatgcctagcccaGAGGATCTCATGTAGCATGCATGTGCCTGCCTCAGACTGGCAATGTAGCTcagtctgaccttgaatttaggggccttctgtgtctctgccttttgagtactggaattacagacagggGCTACCAAGTTCAGCATCGAAAAGAACATAAGTTAGTAAAGGCTCCAGAATGTCAGATAAACTTTGTAGACTACAATACAAACAGTTCCTTATGGTGCGGACACCAGGTAAGCCTCAGGGGCTGGGAGAGCTGATACATCCGTAAGTGGGTCAAGCCACTCTCGGGAAGATTAGCTTCTTCTGTAGTGGCACTCACAACACGGAAAGCTTAGTATCAAGGGAGAGGACAGGACCAGCAGTGCACATTGTGTTTTGCAAACCGGACAGTCCTGGGGCAGGGGGCGAAGGTGAAGCGAGAATTGGGAGTTAATTCCTAGCCATTCATCTGTTTTAGGTTAAAATACAAGCAAACTAGGAGGGCCTATTTGGAAAGTTTCGCTTGTGTTAACAGTGGACTGGGCACTGTGCATCCTCAAGTGTGAGTGCCACTCACCAGGCCCGCTCTTCTCATGctgctccttctccttttcctacaGTTCTTCCAGGTCAGAGACTTTCTGGTTTTAGTATAGATAATGGAGATAGGACCTTTGAAGAGATTTTCTAGGAGAACGAATGAGCCCGCGGATATTCTGCCTGAAAGTTGCTCCCTATTTTAACTAGAggacatataaatataaaacactcACAGGTTCATTCACAGCCTggttttagatttttcatttatGTTGGGTTGTAGGTCTTTTCCCTAGTACTCTGTAAGCTCAGTGCAGCCCTTCAGTGACCTGTTTCCTCATACACTCCAACCCTTGCAAAGGAAACGCCTGCTATTTTCCTTTGGTGAAAACTTACATAGTTTCAAACTTATACCTTCTttcattccacaaatatttacCAGCCATGTTTTCTTGGCCAGGTACCTTTCTAGAAGGAGGGACACAAAAGCACAAAGCAAACAAGCTCTGCCTTTGAGCTGACTCTCCTGTCTGGGCAGGCCTGGGTGTGCATGTGACCAGGATAGGGTAGAtggttgggaagcagaggagggcTCATGGTATGTTGGGAGAGTTGTTATTTCAGAAAGGATGGTCAACAAAGACTCTCTTGAGGTGGCATTTGAGTGAGGAGTGAGCAAGTGTCCTGTGCAAGCTTGGGTCACCAGCATCCTCAAGAGATGGagcaagctgggcgtggtggcacacgcctttaatcccagcactcgggaggcagaggcaggccgatttctgagttcgaggccagactggtctacaaagtgagctccaggacagccagagctataaagagaaaccctgtctcgaaaaaccaaaaaaaaaaaaaaaaagagatggagcAAATCAAAGGCAGAGACCTTGGGAACTCTgatcattcttttgtttgttttcaaggttgggtttctctgtgtaaccttggctgtccaggaactcattccataaaccaggttggcctggaactcagtgatctgccagtttctgcctcccaagtgttgggattaaggtgGGTGACCTATggctctcttttttaatttttaaggtttaTGTATATTTATTGGGAGGTGGGTTGTCTatgtggatctgtgtgagtttgtcATGCCTGTGTtgtacctatggaggccagaagagggtgctggaatCTCTGCAGCTGGGATTATGGATAGTCGTGAGCCACTGTATGTACGCTGAGAACTGAATCTggttcctctgcaaaagcagtgaaATAAAAATTCTTCTAAGTGCCTTGTGTGGCATACAGTAAATAGTTCTTTGGTCCCGTGAGTTGTTAAGTTTCTACGTATCGGTTCTATTAAAGAAAAGttgttttctttcacttgtttcCTTGAAGTTGTCCCAAATGGGACAATATCAGACGAGTCTTCTTCCAAGAGCAACAAAGGCCTAGGGCTAGACAgacagtggttaagaatacttgatgttcttgcagagaactggaaTTTGGTTGTCAGGACCCGCACTGGATAATTTAAAACTAcccataattccagctccaggggattgaACACCCACTTCTGGACtccgtgggcacctgcactcacccatacacatatatgcacatagtttaaaaatacacatctatccatttatccatccatccatcccatcctTTCCCCATGTGAACAAAACCCATAGCCTGGTACATGATAGGCAAACACTTGACAACTGAGATACTTCTCCAGCCCAAATCATTATTCACAATGGACTCTTCTGAATTTTCCCCTTGGAAAGGCTAAACagtcttattttctgagattatattataataaatctAACTTGGAAATAcacttgtttggttttgagtATGTTTAAGGTGGTAGGCTATATTTAAACCGTGGTTGGTGGCCCTTTATGCATAGCATCATACATAATCTAAAATTTGTCAACtgagaacattaaaaattatatttataaagaaagtGAGGGGTTTGGgggtgtgttatatgtatgtttaggtgcacatacctgtgtgtgtatgtgtgtatgtatatatacatgcacacacagagaccagagaacAACTTCTATGCTATGGCATTCTTCAGTGCTGTTGCTTGCTGTTATCTGAGGAAGGTTCTCACTGATTAGGCTTCAGGGACCCTTCTGttcccacctccccagtgctgggattacaatctTATGTCACCATGtctagctttgttttttttttaaacgtgggttttgggaattgaactcagctttTTATGCTTCCATAGCAAACACTTGAGCAATTAAACAATTTCTCCAGCTCTAGAAAGTGAGTTTTTTCTCTCCTTAGTTGAGTCAGTTAGAAGAAGGGAAAGATGAGTAGTGGGGGAGAGGAAGCCCAATCAGAAGCTCCAGTGTGGAATCTCCAGCCACACATCACTCCATACTCTCTTCTGGTGCCCTAAGTGTCTGCCACCTGTGGACGTTACTCTTCTTGCTGCCCACAGCAGTGactctcctctgccctctcctgtGTCCTTTTCCCCTCCAAGATCATCCCAACTGGGCTGCCTGGAGAGCCACTGAGAACTTTGTCCCTGGGCCCCATTCCTGCCCCCTGTCCACTGCACATCATCAAAGCCCCAAGGCAGGAGTCCCTCAGGAGCTGGCTCTGGGCACAGAAGCAGCAGCCACTCAGCTCTCGGCAAAAAAAGTGCACACCTCAGCAGAGGCATCCTGGAGAGATCCTTGTAGCTGAGCTCCATTCTGCCTTCTGCAGTAGCTAGTGACATCACATGAATATTTTCTGTCAGTTACCTAGGAATCTGATCATTATTAAATGGATGaaagccagtcatggtggcacacacctttgattccagtgatcaggaggcagaggcaggcagatcactagttcagagctagcctggtctacatacggagttagaggccagcctaggctacatagtgagacttctGTAAGAATCAGCATTTGGATCAGTGTCAATTTGTTATTCAGTTTCAAACAGCAGATAACAGGGTTCTCTTCACATCAGGCAGGTTGTCACTGGGAAGGATGAAGAGATGGCATTGGAGAGCACTGCGAACTGCTCTGATATTTACCACTCTGATGAAGAGTATTTCAGGAAACTCAAAGACCTGAAGGCTGTCCATGAAGAAACCATGTCAAAGTTAGAGAAAATGTACCAGGACAAGCTAAATATAAAAGACATCCAGGCGGTGCTCATCAGGGGTGGGATCAGGGATGCGTCGTCTTCGAGGTAAGTCTCTTCTAGATAAGTTTGTCATTGTCATTTGTGAGCTGAACTAAAATAAATGCTCGGACGAAGTGTGGAAGACAGTATCCCACAGTATCTGCTTCTAAATAGTTCTTCCTATTGATGATATATAAAGGTGGGCTTTGATTCACAATGTTTAATGGCTTATCATTTTACTACGTTCCCTCTTGCTTTGAGGGTCATTTGGTGGccatctgtttgtttttattgtcatttttaaatgtgttttgcttgtgtgtctgtctacACCACTTGTGTACCTGGTGTCCATAGAGAATTGTgaactgccacatgggtgctgggaatcaaacctgtgtccctggaagagcagccggtgctcttaacctctgagccacctctccagtcctttcATCTGTGTTTTTCTGCTTTACTTATGCTTACAgatatgtatcaaaatatttaGGGTGGTCCAATTTTGAAACATGATCTTATACTCTCTACAGCCCAGGATGGCTGAGAACATGCCTTTGTTGAGGGAGTTTTGGCTTCTCTGCTTTGTGCTCCCGGCTGGTCACAGGCCACCACCCACCCAACGGCTCTGTCAGATACACAGacgaaagatacacacacacaagcttatttttaaatgctttattgGCTCCGTGGCTAGACTCTTTTTGTGCTTTCTGCGGCTAGCATGCCCTTATCTTCACTCCTAGCTCAACACCTCTGAATCTTCCCTCAGCTTAATTGCTCTTCtgtgaagcccattggtcttgctgcCCAAGACACTTTTGGGCTGCCCTTCTGTGGGCCACTTTCCTTTTCCTACATTTTGGAAGATCTCCCCTACAGTTCTGAGTCTGTTCTGCCTCTCCCAAGTCTCTAgatctcctcttcctgctctcttttctcttcctagcctgtgggaacctggaagtcctacctctttctttctgcccagccattggccactgacatctttattgatagatgaTCAAAAGCCAATTGGGAGCAAGGCCCTTCAGTGTCAGCACACACAGATCCCTattaaatcaaagcatcagaactgCTCCTACAGGCCCCAAACTCTgggcactcctcctgcctcagcctcacaagtaCTGAGAATACAAGCATGAGccatcatggttttctttttttgagacagggtctcatgtagtccaggctagcctcaaacttgcaatgtggctgaaagaaagatgaaatttcaagacctgtaagtcatataaagtactcagaaattgcttgttgtttgtgagcctagaggctgcctggggctgagaaaaaaagaaaaacaaacccgggtatgccccgtagttaaaacattcctgggaacagcttgaccataaagataaagaggaatgtgaggacataacagggctatctgaactgagtcaacaactcacagaactctgacaccctgcacgtacatgtaatttttctgctgatgtttgaataagccaatagtgtgtcgttATGCTGAGTtctatgctgaattccccacccctaagccccttaccctaTAAAAGCCCCTAGCTTtcagcctcgtggtcgaatccactgtttcctgcgtgagatatgtttcgacccagagctccgtcattaaactgcctcatgtgattaCAGCAAGATGGATTCTCGTgtttccttgggtgctttctcactccggagactagagtgggggtccccgaaagggggtcttacatAGCCAAGGATGTCCTTGAGCCCCTGATCCTCTCACCTCCACTTCCTAGGTGATGGGGTTACATGCAACCATGCTTTGCTTGAGCTgggccttttgttgttgtttgacagAAGGTCTCTCTggtgtagatctggctgtccaggaactcactatgtaaatattgaggctggccttgaattcacagagatcaacctgcttctgcctgcgTAGTGTTGTGGTAAATGTCCAACCACTATAAGCCCATTGGAGGAAAACACAACTTTGTTGCAGTGAATCTCCAAACCCAGTAAGTCCATTCAAGGAAAACACAACGCAGTTGTGTATTTATAAACTGCACACCTATACTGGGCAGACATGCCTCTACAACACTTTCTTCCCCAGCCATGAAATCCCTACtccttgcagtttctccaggccattcgcttctgctccatcttccttccaacaACTACAACTCTGTCCTCCTCTATCCTCCATCTTcttcaactcctcctcctcccctcctcttcctgtcttgccCGGAAACCCACCTCCTCATTTTTGCCCAGCGATTGGCTACTTGTCATCTTTCTTAGCCAATCAGATAATTAAGGGAAATTCCCCTACAGtggagtgctaagattaaaggtgtgtgccaccatgtccagctagtcgtttttaaagaatgaaaattaaaatttattttaaaaaattaaaagatgagcTCGTTAAAGATGCAAGGTTTtggcttctgggtttttttgttttgttttgtcttttgtgttttgtgtttgtttgttttttagatttatgtgtttatgtatgcagtggcctgcctgtatgtatgcctgcaggccagaagagggcaccagatctcatttcagatggttgtgagccaccatttggttgctgggaattgaactcaggacctcaggaaaagcagccagtgctattaacctctgagccatctctccagcccttgatttctgtttttatttatttatttatttatttatttatttatttatttatttttggtttttcgagacagggtttctctgtgtagccctggctgtcctggcactcactttgtagaccaggctggcctcgaactcagaaatccgcctgcctctgcctcccgagtgctgggattaaaggcgtgcgccaccacgcccggtgatttctgttttttaaagcaaTCTAGCATCAACGCTCTTTTCTACTGTGGCCCTGCttcctttgaaactgtaagctgaTCCTTTACCTAACCTAGATGGTCAGCTGACTGTACATTGTCTGTGTGTCAGAGCTGTTTGAGCTCTGACACCCCCAAGAAGGTCACAGACTTTGATCTCATTTGAGGGCTTTTACCCTGCCTTTGACCTTTCAGTTCTCCAATAAAAGACACAACTTTCGTTATTTACAATTAGCCTTTATCAGCACCAGAGCTGGGCAGACattaccctctatgctattagaatctactttcctatctaTGACGCTGAGTTGTTACTTActgtgttccatctgggctgctctcaactccaactggccagcctTCAGAGCCATGACTTTAAGATTCTGaccccatggtgtcttctctctcctaccatcctctcagtctcttctccaccccAACCAGGTTACTTAAAACCCACCtccctctaatccctccagtaattggctgtagccaattttgTTTAAACAATAGTTTTAAATGGAGAAActaggtttgcacaacaaaaatTTGTAAATGTGAGAATTCACTTGGAGGCCTAGACCTtcgggtacagaatttagcattacaatacatgacaacagaccaaacctcaaaaGTAGACATGCAATACAACATGACACTCCAGTGTCTCTGAAACAAAAGAAGTGGTGATCATGCTCAGGGGCTGGTGTCAACAAAGGTGTCATACATAAGTATGATTTTCCCCCTCCAAATAAGGCTAGGAATCAAATCCTCAGTGCATAAGAGACAGGCTCTCGTTATGttgctgaggctagccttgaaccccaTATCCTTCCGGTCTTGGTCTCCATTAGCATGCACTAGCCTGCCCAACTGAGTTCAAACTGGAGAAAGATAAGAGGCAGAGTGGATACAGGAAGCAAGGAGTGGCCTGCAGGacagcagcaggcatggtggagaAAGGAGTCAGGCGAGAACACTTCTAGAATGATAACTAGGCTAGGGAGGAGTAAGTACTGGACCCTGGGTAAGCAGGGGCCATTATTGATTGACAAGTAGTTCAGACTTTGTAGCAAAGATGAAAGTGTCAGGTAGGAGTAACATGGTCAGACATGGTCAAGATGGTGACTCTGGGAAGCACAGAGGAGATGAATAAAAGTAAGACAGGAGAAGCAgttcagaagacagaagagactcAAGTTCCTTCTCTGAAAAGTGAGAGTGTATTAGATAATTCATAGTCATCTTTCAGCTCTATTCTAACGAAAAATGATATTGTCACGACCCTTAAACAGCTACTCCCTTCTGGCTGACTATACCTTAATATTAGAAAGTCTGTAATTACAGTAATTTTAACATTTGGCCACATAAAATTGGAAGTGTACCCTAATTATTCTTCTTCCCTAGTTCTGCATCGGAAAAGAGCTGCTCACATCCTGCCTTGTCAATGACCTCACTTTCAGAGCGTGACCTAGACGGGTCGTCCTCCTTGTCCACAACTACTGATGAGGGGTTGCCGGACCTAGAGGAAAAGACTCCCGGGGAAAGCAGCGCAATGGTCCATGCCCAGGAGCTCATAAACAACATGTGGAACGACTTTTCTGTTGAAGATTATATTCAGTATGACTCAGACCCCCAAACAgctaagaaaaaaaggaagaaagctaaATCCTTGACACCCAAGATTACAGTGCCTGTACCCTTTGAAATGACGGTAAGAGAGCAGAATCGGAGAGAGAAGGCCTTGAGTGCTCGGTCAGATCTGGAAACGAAGCAGAAGCTGCTCAAGAGGGACGAGGACGATGCAGAGTGTAAGAAGAAATTCCGAGCCAATCCTGTTCCTTCCTGCGTGCTCCTTCCCCTTTACGAGGATCTAGTCAAGCAGAGTGAGGAGCGCAGGAAGAAGGCCCGGGAGAGGAACAGAGCTGCGCTCCTGGCCTCCCTGAAGCCCTTTAAGTTCATTGCGAGAGAGGAACAGAAGCAAGCAGTCCgcgagaagcagctgagagaccTTTTTAGGGCTAAAAGGAAAACGAATCAGTTTAAAGCCAGACCTGTGCCTCGTTTTATTTACAGGCCAGCTGCGAATGACAAGCCAAAGGAAGAAGAGCTCTATGGGGACAGCAGGATGCAGCCAAAGGCCAGAGATCTGTTACAGAATTCGCTTTGGCCCAGTCGGTCAGCTTGCAGACGTTTCGGGGACCCCAGAAGTCCTGCAAAGCCCAGGGGTAAACACAGGCGTAGGTGTCTGAGGCGTGATGGAGACTTagaaaaatggaaggaaaccTTCTCTGAATACAGCTTTCTGAAATGCCCAGTGCTTTGTGAAGAGTGTTGTCTTCACGAATCCCCTTGTGACTTTGATAAAAGACAGAAACTCTTGGCAGACATCAGAGCAGATGAAGAAAATTTGAGAGAAACACGCAGGCCGGGTCTGTCTCCTAGGCGCAAGTCACCGGGAAGAAGCTCGAACCCAAAGCCCAGGCCTCGTGAATGCAGCCCACCGATGCCCACTGCATCTTCCCGAGGGCGGGAGCAAGCCATCAGGTAAGGCCTTAGGACGGTCACTCCCTGTCACATGGTTGCTGAACTGGCATATGAAGCCCTATGGGTTTTAGCTTGGTAAATCTGGATTTACTAAATTATCTGGAAGGTATTGTATGACATGGTAGAAAAATAGTTTGCTCAGAACATTCTTCTAAGAGACAAATGTGATTTCTGTTTCCTTGGGGATAGGTAGATAAGCTTACACCATCAGCCTTGCTTGGATTTCCAAGGTCACAATTAAGATTTTGGTCAAAAGGTGGCCTTTTTTTTCAGCCTTTGAATTATCCCATGTTAAGTCTTTGCTGGACAACGTCCTCCTTGGCTTAAAGTGCATTAATTAAGCCTTAGTTTGTTGCCCTCAGGAAATCccttgaggaaaagaaaatgttggaagaagagagaaatcgGATCCTAACTAAACAGAAGCAAAGAATGAAAGACTTGCAGAAACTGCTGGCAACCCGGGTTAAGGCTTATGGCTCCCACCAGAGCTTGTCTCAAATAGTTAAATCCAGGGTGAAGGAGCTCAG
Above is a genomic segment from Mus caroli chromosome 11, CAROLI_EIJ_v1.1, whole genome shotgun sequence containing:
- the Fam161a gene encoding protein FAM161A isoform X2; the protein is MALPHQEARLAAASLLLSANPITGARVAQYESEDSLESLVATGLAMEEEQKKVWQMRASVVTGKDEEMALESTANCSDIYHSDEEYFRKLKDLKAVHEETMSKLEKMYQDKLNIKDIQAVLIRGGIRDASSSSSASEKSCSHPALSMTSLSERDLDGSSSLSTTTDEGLPDLEEKTPGESSAMVHAQELINNMWNDFSVEDYIQYDSDPQTAKKKRKKAKSLTPKITVPVPFEMTVREQNRREKALSARSDLETKQKLLKRDEDDAECKKKFRANPVPSCVLLPLYEDLVKQSEERRKKARERNRAALLASLKPFKFIAREEQKQAVREKQLRDLFRAKRKTNQFKARPVPRFIYRPAANDKPKEEELYGDSRMQPKARDLLQNSLWPSRSACRRFGDPRSPAKPRGKHRRRCLRRDGDLEKWKETFSEYSFLKCPVLCEECCLHESPCDFDKRQKLLADIRADEENLRETRRPGLSPRRKSPGRSSNPKPRPRECSPPMPTASSRGREQAIRRSEKARMREYWQELEEQEEKLQKRPMLFERVTQVVFIG
- the Fam161a gene encoding protein FAM161A isoform X1: MALPHQEARLAAASLLLSANPITGARVAQYESEDSLESLVATGLAMEEEQKKVWQMRASVIQCLLWSRIASNLLFVAKDDLKLLILLPPPFRQVVTGKDEEMALESTANCSDIYHSDEEYFRKLKDLKAVHEETMSKLEKMYQDKLNIKDIQAVLIRGGIRDASSSSSASEKSCSHPALSMTSLSERDLDGSSSLSTTTDEGLPDLEEKTPGESSAMVHAQELINNMWNDFSVEDYIQYDSDPQTAKKKRKKAKSLTPKITVPVPFEMTVREQNRREKALSARSDLETKQKLLKRDEDDAECKKKFRANPVPSCVLLPLYEDLVKQSEERRKKARERNRAALLASLKPFKFIAREEQKQAVREKQLRDLFRAKRKTNQFKARPVPRFIYRPAANDKPKEEELYGDSRMQPKARDLLQNSLWPSRSACRRFGDPRSPAKPRGKHRRRCLRRDGDLEKWKETFSEYSFLKCPVLCEECCLHESPCDFDKRQKLLADIRADEENLRETRRPGLSPRRKSPGRSSNPKPRPRECSPPMPTASSRGREQAIRKSLEEKKMLEEERNRILTKQKQRMKDLQKLLATRVKAYGSHQSLSQIVKSRVKELRRSEKARMREYWQELEEQEEKLQKRPMLFERVTQRNARMAAERCYSNTLKALGLLEEFVSEKGQSGKVSEDFTRQELRSCTLEKESSYGEERENGEENYLTDISSQDSCKGNKEDNKESGEEHSGE